The following nucleotide sequence is from Drosophila takahashii strain IR98-3 E-12201 chromosome 3L, DtakHiC1v2, whole genome shotgun sequence.
aCAGGTCTAGATTCTTAAATCCAAAATAACGCCTGTGTGGTTTTGATGATCTGGAAGACGAGgacgatcaaaaaataatagcttTGTTAGAACAGCTGGATCTTCAAGAAGCATTGGAGTATTTAAGAGGTAAGTACACCCTccatgtaaaaatataaaggaCAGGTCTAGATTCTTAAATCCAAAATAACGCCTGTGTGGTTGCAGCTGCAAAAGTCAAGTATGAAAGCTTACGCTATATTACGTCTGAAGAAATTATGGAGGCCATTCCCCCTTTGGGGCTTAGAATCATGTTTCGCGAGAAACTCTTTTCCTGGAGAAGcgaaaaagttattaaaaaaaagtga
It contains:
- the LOC138913215 gene encoding uncharacterized protein; its protein translation is MSEDELSFDDLEDEDDQKIIALLEQLDLQEALEYLRDEDDQKIIALLEQLDLQEALEYLRAAKVKYESLRYITSEEIMEAIPPLGLRIMFREKLFSWRSEKFGGQKTMPFQLFLVEVF